Proteins encoded by one window of Sphingomonas ginkgonis:
- a CDS encoding zinc-finger domain-containing protein → MDIPPPETIIVRTNVVACDGAGEISPALGHPRVYLRIDEKGFVECGYCDRRYVLAGGPADSGSAEAA, encoded by the coding sequence ATGGATATCCCGCCGCCCGAAACCATCATCGTCCGCACCAACGTCGTCGCCTGCGACGGCGCGGGGGAGATCAGCCCCGCGCTCGGCCACCCGCGGGTCTATCTCCGCATCGACGAGAAGGGTTTCGTCGAATGCGGCTATTGCGACCGCCGCTACGTGCTGGCGGGCGGGCCCGCCGACTCCGGCTCGGCCGAAGCCGCGTGA
- a CDS encoding ABC transporter ATP-binding protein, producing the protein MTSDSAAIRIEGLGKTYTSKGAPVKRALDDINLEIPRGRIFGLLGPNGAGKSTMINIMAGLVMKTEGKVSIWGFDIDQHPRNAKLSIGIVPQEILFDPFFTPREALEIQAGLYGVPKAERQSDALLAAMHLTDKANAYARTLSGGMKRRLLVAKAMVHSPPILVLDEPTAGVDIELRQQLWDYVKRLNQEGVTVVLTTHYLEEAEQLCDRIAIINHGRVVANEPTRELVGRAQSKNVVVTVDRDLTQVPENRCFDKIELLGERQVAITYAKDRVNAGEVLAALTGAGLQIVDVSTRDPDLEDVFLELTRGEAA; encoded by the coding sequence ATGACCAGCGACAGCGCCGCCATCCGCATCGAGGGCCTCGGCAAGACCTACACGAGCAAGGGCGCGCCGGTGAAGCGCGCGCTCGACGACATCAACCTGGAGATCCCGCGCGGACGCATCTTCGGGCTGCTCGGCCCCAACGGCGCGGGCAAGTCGACGATGATCAACATCATGGCCGGGCTGGTCATGAAGACCGAGGGCAAGGTCTCGATCTGGGGCTTCGACATCGACCAGCACCCGCGCAACGCCAAGCTGTCGATCGGCATCGTCCCGCAGGAAATCCTCTTTGACCCCTTCTTCACCCCGCGCGAGGCGCTGGAGATCCAGGCCGGGCTCTACGGCGTCCCCAAGGCCGAGCGGCAGAGCGACGCGCTGCTTGCCGCGATGCACCTCACCGACAAGGCCAACGCCTACGCCCGGACCCTGTCGGGCGGCATGAAACGCCGGCTGCTGGTGGCCAAGGCGATGGTCCATTCCCCGCCGATCCTCGTCCTCGACGAGCCCACCGCCGGGGTCGACATCGAGCTCCGCCAGCAGCTGTGGGACTATGTGAAGCGGCTCAACCAGGAGGGGGTGACGGTTGTCCTCACCACCCACTACCTCGAGGAAGCCGAGCAGCTCTGCGACCGGATCGCCATCATCAACCACGGCCGGGTCGTCGCCAACGAGCCGACTCGCGAGCTGGTCGGCCGCGCCCAGTCCAAGAATGTGGTGGTGACGGTCGACCGCGATCTCACGCAGGTCCCCGAGAACCGCTGCTTCGACAAGATCGAGCTGCTCGGCGAGCGACAGGTGGCGATCACCTACGCCAAGGACCGGGTCAACGCCGGCGAGGTGCTCGCCGCGCTGACCGGCGCCGGGCTGCAGATCGTCGACGTCTCGACCCGCGATCCCGACCTCGAGGACGTGTTCCTCGAGCTCACGCGGGGCGAGGCGGCGTGA
- a CDS encoding DUF4402 domain-containing protein, which translates to MRLSLPFAFVAASLLSAASPATAARVAANPPATANALLIKPLTFFKLDDMDFAMLAAPAAGTAVIDPNSNTMTTTGGVVAVSGTPHAAQFQGATVSSSVVNIKVPVGSVTLTRQGGTETMTVSNFTVEGTSKRVLAARQVFTFRVGGTLNVAANQVEGLYSGTFDVTVQYP; encoded by the coding sequence ATGCGTCTCTCCCTGCCTTTTGCGTTCGTCGCCGCCTCGCTGCTGTCCGCCGCGAGCCCCGCGACGGCGGCCCGGGTCGCCGCCAACCCGCCGGCGACCGCCAACGCGCTGCTGATCAAGCCGCTCACCTTCTTCAAGCTCGACGACATGGACTTCGCCATGCTCGCCGCGCCGGCGGCGGGGACCGCGGTCATCGACCCCAACAGCAACACGATGACGACGACCGGCGGGGTGGTCGCGGTCAGCGGGACTCCGCACGCGGCGCAGTTCCAGGGCGCGACCGTCTCCAGCTCGGTGGTCAACATCAAGGTTCCGGTCGGCTCGGTCACCCTCACCCGCCAGGGCGGGACCGAGACGATGACGGTCAGCAACTTCACCGTCGAGGGCACCAGCAAGCGCGTGCTGGCGGCGCGGCAGGTCTTCACCTTCCGGGTGGGGGGCACGCTCAACGTCGCCGCCAACCAGGTCGAGGGGCTCTACAGCGGGACGTTCGACGTCACCGTCCAATATCCCTGA